One window of the Rhizobium sp. ARZ01 genome contains the following:
- a CDS encoding SDR family oxidoreductase — MTVEKVALVTAGGSGMGAATARRLAADGYRVAILSSSGKGEALARELNGVGVTGSNQSNDDLKQLVDLAMQTFGRIDVLVNSAGHGPRAPIIEITDEDWHKGLDVYLMNVIRPTRLVTPIMQAQKSGAIVNISTAWAFEPSAMFPTSAVFRAGLASYTKIFADTYAAENIRMNNVLPGWIDSLPATEERRASVPMQRYGRSDEIAATVAFLASEGAGYITGQNVRVDGGLTRSV; from the coding sequence ATGACAGTAGAAAAGGTGGCTCTGGTAACCGCCGGCGGCAGCGGCATGGGGGCTGCGACCGCCCGACGCCTTGCAGCCGATGGATATCGCGTTGCGATCCTCTCCTCTTCGGGTAAGGGCGAAGCGCTCGCAAGGGAGCTGAACGGCGTGGGTGTCACCGGTTCCAACCAGTCGAACGACGATCTGAAGCAGCTGGTCGATCTGGCGATGCAGACCTTTGGGCGCATCGACGTATTGGTCAACAGCGCCGGTCATGGGCCGCGTGCACCCATCATCGAGATCACGGATGAGGACTGGCACAAGGGGCTTGACGTCTACCTGATGAACGTGATCCGCCCAACGCGCCTCGTCACGCCTATCATGCAGGCACAGAAGTCCGGCGCGATCGTCAACATCTCTACCGCCTGGGCCTTCGAGCCATCCGCCATGTTCCCGACATCAGCCGTGTTCCGGGCCGGGCTCGCTTCTTACACGAAGATCTTCGCCGACACCTATGCCGCCGAGAACATCCGCATGAACAACGTGTTGCCGGGCTGGATCGACAGCCTGCCGGCAACCGAGGAACGCCGCGCCAGTGTTCCCATGCAGCGCTATGGCCGCAGCGACGAGATTGCCGCCACTGTGGCATTTCTCGCCTCGGAAGGCGCCGGCTACATCACAGGCCAGAACGTCCGCGTGGACGGCGGATTGACGCGCTCGGTCTAA
- a CDS encoding GAF domain-containing protein — protein sequence MQSPDYQKFVAAVAEAGNQPNKAYAALEALVRETVGVKLFTIMTSDTKERLSERTYSNMPQVYPVSGTKPYNETHWSEITLNQKRTFVANTIEEIAAVFDDHELIRSLGCESVINVPIIVDGEVIGTLNCLHEKGHYTEERVRAAEALKLPGAVCMLLHDRVKARSR from the coding sequence ATGCAATCGCCTGACTATCAGAAATTCGTCGCGGCCGTCGCCGAGGCCGGCAACCAGCCGAACAAGGCTTATGCCGCGTTGGAAGCGCTGGTGCGCGAGACCGTCGGCGTGAAGCTTTTCACGATCATGACCAGCGATACGAAGGAGCGGCTTTCCGAGAGAACCTACTCCAACATGCCTCAGGTCTATCCCGTCTCCGGCACCAAACCTTACAATGAGACGCATTGGTCGGAGATCACTCTCAATCAGAAGCGGACCTTCGTCGCCAACACGATCGAGGAGATCGCGGCCGTGTTCGACGACCACGAGCTGATCCGGTCGCTCGGCTGCGAATCCGTCATCAACGTGCCGATCATCGTCGACGGCGAGGTGATCGGCACGCTGAACTGCCTGCACGAAAAAGGTCACTACACCGAGGAACGGGTGCGTGCGGCCGAGGCGCTGAAACTGCCTGGCGCCGTCTGCATGCTGCTGCATGACCGAGTGAAGGCGCGCAGCCGCTGA
- the gcvA gene encoding transcriptional regulator GcvA yields the protein MAEIVRRLPPLNGLRAFEVAARHLNFRLAAEELGVTQGAVAQQVRGLEAQLGLRLFDRQPRSLILTDAGRTYVANIRRAFELIAEATATLRPEPLHLTISVTPTFASKWLIPRLPEFLAAHPELDLRILASERLSNFQTDGVDIAVRLGRPPFGSGVEAQLLFEQEVAAVCSPALLSANNGPLAAGDFDRFVLLHDTHNQWPEFIAGILGRTPSRASKSVRFNQTSHAIEAAIAGHGIALASTMFVKEDIAAGRLVRAFDQTMRVAADFYVVVPRRSQHTAGAAKVRDWLLQYAAPNPRMNE from the coding sequence ATGGCCGAGATTGTCCGCCGACTTCCGCCGCTCAACGGTCTACGTGCCTTCGAGGTTGCCGCGCGGCATCTGAATTTCAGGCTGGCGGCGGAGGAACTTGGCGTAACGCAGGGCGCGGTGGCGCAGCAGGTCCGTGGCCTTGAGGCGCAGCTTGGCCTCAGGCTCTTCGATCGCCAGCCACGTTCCCTGATACTCACCGATGCCGGTCGAACGTATGTCGCAAACATTCGGCGCGCGTTCGAACTGATCGCCGAGGCAACGGCGACGCTGCGGCCCGAACCGCTCCACCTCACGATCAGCGTTACGCCGACCTTCGCCTCGAAATGGCTGATCCCGCGGCTTCCTGAATTCCTGGCGGCCCATCCGGAACTGGACCTGCGGATCCTTGCCAGCGAGCGGCTGTCCAACTTTCAGACGGACGGCGTGGACATTGCCGTGCGGCTCGGTCGGCCGCCGTTCGGTAGTGGGGTCGAAGCGCAACTGCTGTTCGAGCAGGAGGTCGCGGCCGTCTGCAGTCCTGCCTTGTTGTCGGCCAACAACGGGCCGCTCGCTGCGGGTGATTTCGACCGGTTCGTTCTCCTCCACGACACACACAACCAGTGGCCAGAGTTCATCGCGGGCATACTTGGGCGCACACCGTCGCGGGCTTCCAAGAGCGTCCGTTTCAACCAGACGTCCCACGCGATCGAGGCCGCAATCGCGGGACACGGGATCGCACTGGCAAGCACCATGTTCGTAAAGGAGGATATTGCTGCCGGCAGGCTCGTTCGCGCATTCGACCAGACAATGCGCGTCGCGGCGGATTTCTACGTCGTGGTGCCGCGCCGGTCGCAACATACCGCCGGCGCGGCGAAGGTGCGCGATTGGCTGCTGCAATATGCGGCACCAAATCCACGCATGAATGAATGA
- a CDS encoding DUF1810 domain-containing protein: MERWSPALGHDLSRFHEAQGAIYQRALAELRAGRKETHWMWYIFPQIEGLGMSAMTQRYAITTLDEAVAYLADPVLGGRLLECTGAVLAVPEKSAHEIFGSPDDMKFRSSLTLFAAAAADPTPFEAALQRFYGGVPDSRTLALLDIN, translated from the coding sequence ATGGAACGATGGAGCCCGGCGTTGGGCCACGACCTTTCCCGTTTTCACGAGGCTCAGGGGGCGATCTACCAGCGCGCGCTCGCAGAGTTGCGTGCCGGGCGGAAGGAGACCCATTGGATGTGGTACATCTTCCCGCAGATCGAGGGGCTCGGGATGTCGGCCATGACGCAACGATACGCCATAACCACGCTCGACGAGGCAGTTGCCTATCTGGCCGATCCTGTTCTCGGTGGGCGTCTTTTGGAATGTACCGGAGCTGTTCTCGCCGTTCCGGAAAAGTCCGCTCACGAAATCTTCGGTTCGCCCGACGACATGAAATTCCGATCGTCGCTGACGTTGTTTGCCGCCGCCGCTGCCGATCCCACGCCGTTCGAGGCGGCGTTGCAGCGCTTCTATGGCGGCGTTCCGGATTCTCGCACGCTGGCTCTGCTTGATATCAATTGA
- a CDS encoding DUF922 domain-containing protein, with amino-acid sequence MNSAVARVLLALFLSTPAVAHAEWQAVEQVRTYAITGTTGMELYQSIGERGPEVRGSRAIAFTDFKLTWSRKYEPKNGGCVLASARPNLVITYMLPKPAKKLPAPVKTKWETFFAGVQAHERVHGDFIKDMVRQIEEVSVGLTVADDPNCKKIRKELTRRLGPISKAKGKQDSDFDRTELKSGGNVRKLVVDLVNDGLGPL; translated from the coding sequence TTGAATTCTGCTGTAGCGCGCGTCCTGCTGGCTCTTTTCCTGTCAACGCCGGCGGTTGCGCACGCCGAATGGCAAGCGGTCGAGCAGGTGCGGACCTATGCGATCACCGGAACGACGGGCATGGAACTCTACCAGTCGATCGGCGAGCGGGGACCGGAGGTCAGGGGCAGCCGCGCCATTGCGTTCACCGATTTCAAGCTGACCTGGTCGCGCAAGTACGAACCAAAGAACGGCGGCTGCGTTCTGGCCTCCGCGCGTCCAAACCTCGTCATCACATACATGCTGCCGAAACCCGCCAAGAAGCTGCCAGCGCCGGTGAAAACCAAATGGGAGACATTCTTCGCAGGAGTCCAGGCCCATGAACGCGTGCACGGCGACTTCATCAAGGACATGGTGCGACAGATCGAGGAAGTTTCCGTTGGCTTGACCGTGGCCGACGATCCCAACTGCAAAAAGATCCGAAAGGAACTCACCCGGCGACTCGGCCCCATTTCGAAAGCGAAAGGCAAGCAGGACAGCGACTTTGACCGCACCGAACTGAAGAGCGGAGGTAACGTCCGCAAGCTGGTTGTCGACCTTGTGAACGACGGGCTTGGGCCTCTGTGA